The Vibrio ishigakensis genome has a window encoding:
- a CDS encoding methylated-DNA--[protein]-cysteine S-methyltransferase, whose protein sequence is MNLNETERHYDVVKRAIEFIRDNTLNQPSLAEVAESVHMSEYHLQRLFVQWAGISPKRFMQSLTKQHAMQMLRQSDSLLDVAHEVGLSGTGRLHDLMVTCEAMTPGEIQSLGDKLVIEYGVAVTPFGQALIGWTKRGICYLQFVDQDIKLKETHLREQWPLASFQLSDAQFIADKIFPSEKGHTPERLNLLVKGSNFQIKVWEALINSQPGELYSYGQIAKKIDSPKASRAVGTALANNNIGFLIPCHRVIRGDGEVGQFRWGASRKLAIQSWESAPTAG, encoded by the coding sequence GGTCAAGCGTGCTATCGAGTTCATCCGTGATAATACTTTGAATCAACCTAGTTTAGCTGAGGTCGCAGAGTCGGTTCATATGAGTGAATATCATTTGCAACGCTTGTTTGTGCAGTGGGCTGGGATATCTCCCAAGCGCTTTATGCAGTCTTTGACTAAGCAACATGCAATGCAAATGTTGAGACAGTCTGACTCGCTGCTTGACGTTGCCCATGAAGTAGGGCTCTCCGGTACTGGTCGTTTGCATGACCTTATGGTCACCTGTGAGGCTATGACTCCGGGTGAGATTCAAAGCTTGGGTGACAAACTGGTTATTGAATATGGGGTGGCTGTAACGCCCTTTGGTCAGGCTTTGATAGGGTGGACCAAACGCGGCATCTGTTATTTGCAGTTTGTTGATCAAGATATCAAGCTCAAAGAAACCCACCTTCGGGAGCAATGGCCATTGGCGAGTTTCCAGTTGTCTGATGCGCAATTTATCGCAGACAAGATATTCCCATCAGAAAAAGGGCATACACCTGAGAGGTTAAACCTGCTAGTTAAAGGGAGTAACTTCCAGATTAAGGTCTGGGAAGCGCTTATCAACAGCCAGCCTGGTGAGCTTTATTCTTACGGCCAAATAGCCAAGAAGATAGATTCACCCAAGGCATCAAGAGCAGTAGGCACAGCACTTGCCAACAACAACATCGGCTTTTTGATTCCTTGTCATCGTGTGATTCGGGGAGATGGAGAGGTAGGGCAATTTAGATGGGGAGCAAGCCGAAAGCTTGCTATCCAAAGCTGGGAATCTGCTCCAACCGCTGGATAA